The Candida orthopsilosis Co 90-125, chromosome 7 draft sequence genome has a window encoding:
- a CDS encoding polyphosphatidylinositol phosphatase: MKLLYKSNPRTLVLYSDTYSLTFRTSTKQTNAPKPTVNLELVPNSSITPEAGFRTLLRREVYGCLGLIYVDNQIFLSVITGALTNVANPIKNETVDKIYSVDFVSLNNSEWDFVELDSQGYPVVTNDDDDDARYNRVQHPCFEFRKLLSNGSFYYSNDFDLTSTLQTRGVNESLDELNNYSPQYMWNSFLMDEMIQFRSNLDSNNRSVLDDNRFLTTVIRGFAKTVAMGRQDSITIISKQSWRRAGTRYNTRGIDDDGNVANFVETEFIYYNPSRKSIFTYTQIRGSVPTFWEQDSTLINPKITLTRSLEATQPVFNKHFAEIGEHYGVCHIVDLLSKTKSSEVQLSNRYKQLYKNCDRREEIEYTAFDFHAETKNAGGFAGATRILPKLYESMREFGYFSYDLEQDSVITRQDGVFRVNCLDCLDRTNLIEQVISRTVFENILKQQTTSHGNQARDHAMIENFIIKHNELWADHGDAISQIYTGTNALKSSFTRSGKMNLAGALSDVTKSVSRMYQNTFVDGKKQSTIDLLLGVGGPQSKKVKIYDPASDYVTAQLEQQSHVFTTDANIKVFTGTYNVNALEPSANIDLTSWLFPPENDAVPDIYAIGFQELIELNAGSFLAGDVTKPQKWAAILNQQLNSQREQYVLLRTESIASMSLFLFVKRSSIQHVTRVSGSSKKTGLGGIAANKGACAVRFEYGATSFALITSHLAAGTTAIAERFNDYTTIMQGMVFTRNYSIHDHDHVIWFGDLNYRIDLPNGQCRNLIEHGAFDELVKKDQLKLEMRDKGAFSEFNEGAVKFYPTYKFDKGTSDYDSSEKQRVPSWTDRVLYLSLKKKRNDLKQLNYNSVMDMYLSDHKPVYSTFEVKVEFVDKIKKSAMAKDLYDGYRKEHGNSYDLVSLNTLSPTPSTKSVSSANKNESFVNDALTDLNLLDDFDPRAPSLPTRPNPNSTAPRRVPPPPASRNTTSTSISPPINQGGSSTNLPRKLPPLQSPLPSNGQPIPRPSSSQSSMQGSPKPMKIPIGFSSSPLIPSRSNSNSPSVSNSPVSTPSQLDNNKAIKPHSELKPMVPNKPSSLSSSKLKTAENNDSDGDSVEGTRAEVKNVKSNGTGQSPPPPPVSRSMRTMSDWQPLVPK; this comes from the coding sequence ATGAAGCTCCtatacaaatcaaatccaagAACTTTGGTCTTGTATTCCGACACATACAGTCTAACGTTTAGAACATCAACtaaacaaacaaatgcACCAAAGCCAACTGTCAATTTGGAGCTAGTACCAAACAGTAGTATAACTCCAGAAGCCGGGTTTCGTACATTACTCAGAAGAGAAGTGTATGGATGTTTAGGATTGATTTATGTCGacaatcaaattttccTTTCCGTGATTACTGGAGCATTAACAAACGTTGCTAATCCAATCAAGAATGAAACAGTAGATAAGATATACtcagttgattttgtttcgTTGAATAATAGTGAGTGggactttgttgaattggacTCACAAGGTTACCCAGTGGTGACtaatgacgatgatgatgatgcaaGGTATAACCGTGTACAACATCcgtgttttgaatttagaAAGTTGCTATCTAATGGATCTTTCTACTACTCAAATGACTTTGACCTTACTTCAACTTTACAAACTAGAGGCGTCAATGAAAGTCTTGACGAGTTGAACAATTATAGCCCGCAATACATGTGGAATTCGTTCTTGATGGATGAAATGATACAATTTAGATCTAACTTAGATAGCAATAATAGATCCGTGTTGGACGATAATCGTTTCTTAACTACCGTCATTCGAGGGTTTGCTAAGACAGTTGCAATGGGACGTCAAGATTCAATAACAATTATTTCGAAGCAATCGTGGCGAAGAGCAGGGACTCGATACAATACCAGaggtattgatgatgatggtaaTGTGGcaaactttgttgaaactgaatTCATTTATTACAACCCGTCAAGAAAATCCATTTTCACTTATACACAAATCAGAGGATCGGTGCCGACATTTTGGGAGCAAGATTCAACTTTGATTAACCCCAAAATTACGCTTACTAGATCTCTTGAGGCAACACAGCCGGTATTCAATAAACATTTTGCCGAAATTGGAGAGCACTATGGCGTCTGTCACATTGTGGACTTGTTGTCGAAAACAAAGTCATCAGAAGTACAATTATCAAACAGATACAAACAATTGTACAAAAATTGTGATCGCAGAGAGGAGATTGAGTACACGgcatttgattttcatGCCGAGACAAAAAATGCTGGAGGCTTTGCTGGTGCTACAAGAATTCTCCCCAAATTGTACGAGTCGATGCGTGAATTTGGCTACTTTTCTTACGACTTGGAACAGGATCTGGTAATTACAAGACAAGATGGGGTGTTTAGAGTCAACTGTTTGGACTGTCTTGATCGAACCAATTTAATAGAGCAGGTCATTTCCAGAACcgtttttgaaaacatcCTCAAACAGCAAACTACATCTCATGGAAACCAAGCAAGAGACCATGCtatgattgaaaattttataaTTAAGCATAACGAGTTATGGGCCGATCATGGTGATGCCATTTCTCAAATTTACACTGGAACAAATGCATTGAAGTCATCGTTTACTAGATCAGGAAAGATGAATCTTGCTGGTGCCTTATCGGACGTGACCAAATCGGTTTCGAGAATGTATCAAAatacatttgttgatgggAAGAAACAGTCCAcgattgatttgttgttagGTGTTGGCGGTCCtcaatcaaaaaaagtGAAGATCTACGATCCAGCTAGTGATTACGTGACAGCTCAGTTGGAACAGCAATCGCATGTTTTTACAACTGATGCAAATATCAAAGTGTTTACCGGTACATACAATGTCAATGCTTTAGAGCCACTGGCTAATATCGATTTAACTTCTTGGTTATTCCCACCGGAAAATGATGCAGTGCCAGACATTTATGCCATTGgatttcaagaattgattgaattgaatgcaGGGTCATTCCTCGCCGGTGATGTGACCAAGCCACAAAAATGGGCTGccattttgaatcaacagCTAAACTCTCAACGAGAGCAATATGTTCTATTACGAACtgaatcaattgcatcaatgTCATTATTCTTATTTGTGAAAAGATCATCCATTCAACATGTGACGCGAGTTTCTGGATCTTCAAAAAAGACCGGGTTGGGAGGTATTGCCGCAAACAAAGGTGCTTGTGCTGTACGATTCGAATATGGAGCCACGTCATTTGCATTAATTACGTCTCATTTAGCCGCCGGTACCACGGCAATAGCTGAACGATTTAATGATTATACCACCATAATGCAAGGAATGGTGTTTACAAGGAACTACTCGATTCATGACCATGATCATGTTATATGgtttggtgatttgaattATCGTATTGATTTGCCCAATGGACAATGTCGTAATTTGATCGAGCATGGAGCATTTGATGAACTAGTTAAGAaggatcaattgaaattggagaTGAGAGATAAGGGGGCATTTCTGGAGTTTAATGAAGGTGCAGTTAAATTTTACCCCACTTATAAATTCGACAAGGGAACTTCCGATTACGATCTGTCGGAAAAACAGAGAGTTCCCTCATGGACTGATAGAGTGCTATATCTcagtttgaaaaagaaacgtaatgatttaaaacaattgaattataATTCGGTTATGGATATGTATTTGAGTGATCATAAACCAGTGTATTCCACGTTTGAAGTTAAAGTTGAATTCGTGGACAAGATTAAGAAATCAGCCATGGCAAAAGATTTATACGATGGATATAGAAAAGAGCATGGAAACTCATATGATTTGGTGTCGTTGAATACATTATCACCAACCCCATCGACCAAATCAGTTTCATCggcaaacaaaaatgaaagtTTTGTCAATGATGCGTTAACggatttgaatttattggACGATTTTGACCCTCGGGCACCTAGCTTACCAACGCGCCCAAATCCAAACTCAACTGCTCCAAGAAGGGTGCCTCCCCCACCGGCTAGTCGCAatacaacatcaacatcaatatcaCCACCAATAAATCAGGGAGGTTCCTCTACTAATTTACCTCGTAAATTGCCGCCATTACAATCACCATTACCCTCCAATGGGCAACCCATACCACGTCCTTCTTCATCTCAGTCAAGTATGCAGGGATCACCAAAACCAATgaaaattccaattggattctcatcatcaccattaaTCCCCAGTCGTTCCAATCTGAATTCACCATCAGTCTCTAACTCACCAGTGTCGACACCATCACAATTGGATAATAATAAGGCTATCAAGCCTCATAGTGAGTTGAAACCAATGGTGCCGAATAAACCATCATCTTTGTCATCttcgaaattgaaaaccGCGGAGAATAATGACAGCGATGGGGACTCTGTTGAAGGAACAAGGGCGGAGGTGAAAAATGTTAAAAGTAATGGTACCGGCCAATCACCTCCGCCTCCTCCTGTGAGTCGCAGCATGAGGACAATGTCTGATTGGCAACCTCTAGTACCAAAGTAA
- a CDS encoding Nop15 nucleolar ribosome biogenesis factor has product MANKQSTAKSVSSKKPNDSKVQKKQPPAEQVEEDLQLPSSSSEDEEDDDEEEDKQEEQVYGLSSDEEDDDDEEEQEISQDEETITQSIQPNVSGHRVNKVISKTTTSDSNTKPKAAKTGVIYIGRLPQGFQEPELKTYFQQFGPIKQLILPRNKKSGKSKHFAYIEFESVEVAKIAAETMNNYLLFGHLLKCEYVENPHKDVFKNANRKFKVVPIHKIVKDKHDKPKTKEEWEIIVQKFEESKKNKVEELKSKGIDYDLNALLNEA; this is encoded by the coding sequence ATGGCCAATAAACAGTCCACCGCTAAACTGGTTTCTCTGAAGAAACCAAATGATTCCAAAGTACAAAAGAAGCAACCACCAGCTGAACAAGTAGAGGAAGATTTGCAATTACCCTCGTCATCATCGGAAGATGAGgaagacgatgatgaagaggaagataAACAAGAGGAGCAAGTATATGGGTTATcaagtgatgaagaagacgacgacgatgaagaggaaCAAGAAATTTCTCAAGATGAAGAGACGATAACACAATCAATCCAACCAAATGTGTCTGGTCACAGAGTAAATAAAGTCATATCTAAAACTACAACTTCCGATTCTAACACCAAACCCAAAGCAGCCAAAACTGGTGTCATATATATAGGTAGACTCCCTCAAGGATTCCAAGAACCAGAATTAAAGACatatttccaacaatttggtccaattaaacaattgatattACCTCGTAACAAAAAGTCtggtaaatcaaaacattttgcttatattgaatttgaatcagtTGAAGTGGCCAAGATAGCAGCAGAAACAATGAACAATTATTTGTTATTTGGTCATTTGCTCAAATGTGAATATGTTGAAAATCCTCACAAAGATGTATTCAAAAACGCTAATCGTAAGTTTAAAGTTGTACCAATTCATAAAATCGTCAAGGATAAACACGATAAACCAAAGACCAAAGAAGAATGGGAGATCATTGTACagaaatttgaagaatcgaagaagaataaagttgaagaattgaaaagtaagggaattgattatgatttaAACGCATTATTGAATGAAGCGTAG
- a CDS encoding Cyb5 cytochrome b(5) — protein MSDTESVKVYEFDEISKHTTHDDVWVVINGKVYNVSSYIDEHPGGEEVILDVAGTDATEAFEDIGHSDEAHEILARLQIGILKGGKIVEHKARESYAQESSGVNVPLVAVVLFLAIAGAYYYKTNF, from the coding sequence ATGTCAGATACCGAATCAGTTAAAGTTTAcgaatttgatgaaatttccAAACACACCACCCATGACGATGTCTGGGTAGTCATCAATGGTAAGGTCTACAATGTATCCAGCTACATAGATGAACACCCTGGTGGAGAAGAAGTTATTTTGGATGTTGCAGGAACTGATGCTACTGAAGcttttgaagatattggaCATTCAGATGAAGCTCATGAAATCTTGGCTCGTTTACAAATTGGTATATTGAAGGGAGGTAAGATTGTTGAACATAAAGCTAGAGAATCATATGCTCAAGAAAGTTCGGGAGTTAATGTACCTTTGGTTGCtgttgtattgtttttggCCATTGCTGGTGCATACTACTACAAGAcaaacttttga